In the Desulfobacterales bacterium genome, one interval contains:
- a CDS encoding iron-sulfur cluster assembly scaffold protein: MGNLDDFVNNLQAQIFDEAKEAYGEKGFQRWRNPRYQGRMENADAHARVTGTCGDSMEIYLKFESNRVTEASYFTDGCASSAICGSFAAELTLGKEPDALADITGETVLQEIGRLPPSERHCADLAAAAVQEALRHYMIS; this comes from the coding sequence ATGGGAAACCTCGACGATTTTGTAAACAACCTGCAAGCGCAGATCTTTGACGAGGCGAAAGAGGCCTATGGCGAAAAGGGGTTTCAGCGTTGGCGCAATCCCCGCTATCAGGGAAGAATGGAAAATGCCGACGCTCATGCCCGTGTGACGGGAACATGCGGCGACAGCATGGAAATCTACCTCAAATTCGAAAGCAATCGCGTAACAGAAGCGTCCTATTTTACGGATGGTTGCGCATCGAGCGCTATCTGCGGTTCCTTTGCAGCGGAACTCACCTTAGGCAAGGAGCCGGACGCTTTGGCGGACATTACCGGTGAAACCGTGCTTCAGGAGATCGGACGGTTGCCGCCATCGGAACGGCACTGTGCGGATCTTGCCGCGGCGGCGGTTCAAGAAGCATTACGCCATTATATGATTTCATGA
- a CDS encoding DUF5320 domain-containing protein: protein MPGGDGTGPRGMGSMTGRAAGFCAGFGTPGYSNFAPGRDVGIGIGRGPGFAARGGGRRGWRNMFYATGQPGWMRYGGSAMPYQQNDPTLEKHALKQQAEALQSELDDIKKRLSRILNEAEAE, encoded by the coding sequence ATGCCAGGAGGCGATGGAACAGGTCCCAGGGGAATGGGATCCATGACCGGACGCGCAGCCGGATTCTGCGCTGGGTTTGGTACACCCGGATATTCAAATTTTGCGCCGGGACGAGATGTTGGTATAGGCATTGGGCGAGGCCCGGGATTCGCGGCGCGTGGAGGCGGCCGCAGGGGGTGGCGAAATATGTTCTATGCCACCGGCCAACCAGGCTGGATGCGATATGGCGGATCTGCCATGCCGTATCAGCAAAACGATCCCACACTGGAAAAGCATGCACTTAAGCAGCAAGCCGAGGCGTTGCAGTCGGAACTGGATGATATCAAGAAGCGTTTGAGCCGAATCCTAAACGAAGCCGAAGCGGAATAA
- a CDS encoding Tim44 domain-containing protein — protein sequence MFNAYSKKLAMIAMVIAVFFVVAGVSELAEARSRSGGRSFSRSTRPSAPSRQAAPSQSMNQKAPGAFSSPFARGMAGGLLGGMLGGMLFGGMAHGTGMGGLGGSGIGLVEILLLALLGYFLYKKFLRPQALVTNKGPAPVFARSMPEAVSVSDFEPDSETVPPQSLVDGVKEIWRVDNEFNPEGFKETAQDLFFKIQAGWTRRETEGLNDFVGQELLNEYAGHFAQMKEQGQINRLENIAVRKVDLMQAGVENGEIFVTVRFTANLLDYTVDEKSGATISGDMHNPIKFEEFWTFAKPVGGSRWKLEGIEH from the coding sequence ATGTTTAATGCCTATTCGAAGAAACTGGCGATGATCGCCATGGTCATAGCGGTTTTTTTTGTTGTTGCCGGTGTTAGTGAACTGGCTGAAGCCCGTTCACGGTCCGGCGGTCGATCTTTCAGCAGAAGCACCAGACCTTCGGCGCCTTCCCGGCAAGCAGCGCCGAGCCAATCCATGAACCAAAAGGCGCCTGGCGCTTTTTCCAGCCCCTTTGCCCGGGGGATGGCCGGCGGGCTGCTGGGAGGAATGCTCGGCGGAATGCTTTTCGGCGGTATGGCCCACGGAACGGGAATGGGCGGGCTGGGCGGCAGCGGCATCGGCTTGGTTGAAATCCTGTTGCTGGCCCTGCTGGGATATTTTCTGTATAAAAAATTTCTCAGACCGCAGGCATTGGTTACGAATAAAGGCCCCGCCCCGGTTTTTGCCCGCAGCATGCCGGAGGCGGTATCAGTCTCGGATTTTGAGCCGGATTCTGAAACGGTTCCACCGCAATCCCTTGTGGATGGGGTCAAAGAAATCTGGCGTGTGGATAATGAGTTTAATCCGGAGGGGTTTAAAGAAACCGCTCAGGACTTATTCTTCAAGATTCAGGCCGGCTGGACCCGTAGGGAAACTGAAGGGCTGAACGATTTTGTCGGGCAGGAATTATTGAATGAATACGCCGGGCATTTCGCACAGATGAAAGAGCAGGGACAAATTAATCGATTGGAAAATATCGCTGTACGCAAAGTCGATCTGATGCAGGCCGGCGTGGAGAACGGGGAGATTTTTGTTACCGTACGGTTTACTGCCAACCTGCTGGACTATACCGTGGATGAAAAGTCAGGCGCCACGATCAGCGGGGATATGCACAACCCGATAAAGTTTGAAGAATTCTGGACTTTTGCCAAGCCGGTCGGCGGTTCACGTTGGAAACTGGAGGGGATTGAACACTAA
- a CDS encoding NifB/NifX family molybdenum-iron cluster-binding protein → MKTAFPYWENRIAPVFDTARQLHLVESEAGRIVAETQATLPEDLPVQKTLTLVALGITTLVCGAISRPMHELILAYGIKVVPFVAGDLSEVIQAWLHDNLAQTTFAMPGCRSRRRQGNQKLGRMTLSPAAGPIGYCVCPQCGQREPHKRGVPCIACKCPKCGSTMTRQSQ, encoded by the coding sequence ATGAAAACAGCCTTCCCATACTGGGAAAATCGAATCGCGCCTGTTTTTGACACGGCAAGGCAGCTTCATCTTGTTGAAAGCGAAGCGGGGCGGATTGTTGCTGAGACACAGGCAACGCTACCGGAAGATCTGCCGGTGCAAAAAACGCTTACGCTGGTGGCGCTGGGCATCACCACCTTGGTATGTGGTGCGATCTCAAGACCGATGCACGAGTTGATTCTTGCTTACGGAATCAAGGTGGTTCCCTTCGTGGCCGGCGATCTGAGCGAGGTCATTCAGGCTTGGCTTCATGACAATTTGGCGCAAACCACCTTCGCCATGCCGGGTTGCCGCAGCCGGAGACGTCAAGGCAACCAAAAACTCGGCCGCATGACCCTCTCGCCGGCGGCCGGCCCTATCGGTTACTGCGTTTGCCCGCAATGCGGACAAAGAGAGCCGCATAAACGCGGCGTGCCTTGTATCGCGTGCAAATGCCCGAAGTGCGGCAGCACCATGACAAGGCAATCACAATGA
- the flgN gene encoding flagellar export chaperone FlgN, which yields MDTAALVFLFQEKLMLYHELIEVLKAEREWIVLAETDRLWQASDRKQRIACGIEDIRQRILEALIHAGISHEMKKASFRSAEVIRLVPLAVRIALRPLQNSLILLKEEIQQRTRENVAFVEEYLSTLDDLIGIFTRDNSGGAFYDRSRQVDHTRSRSLMHREV from the coding sequence ATGGATACAGCGGCACTGGTTTTTTTGTTCCAGGAAAAGCTCATGCTTTACCATGAGTTGATCGAGGTGTTGAAGGCCGAGAGAGAGTGGATTGTCTTGGCGGAAACAGACCGGTTATGGCAGGCTTCCGATAGAAAACAGCGAATTGCGTGCGGTATCGAGGATATTCGGCAACGTATTCTTGAAGCCCTTATCCATGCGGGCATTTCCCATGAAATGAAAAAAGCCTCTTTCCGATCCGCCGAAGTCATTCGCCTGGTACCGCTGGCGGTGCGAATCGCGTTGCGGCCGCTTCAGAACAGCCTGATTCTGTTAAAAGAGGAGATTCAGCAGCGTACCCGCGAAAATGTTGCGTTTGTAGAGGAGTATTTAAGCACGCTGGATGATTTGATCGGTATTTTCACCCGGGATAATTCGGGCGGCGCTTTTTACGATCGAAGTCGGCAGGTTGACCATACCCGGTCCCGCTCTCTGATGCACCGGGAGGTATAG
- the flgK gene encoding flagellar hook-associated protein FlgK, giving the protein MSGINMVLNTAKQSLAANQIGLNVTGNNIANVNTPGYSRQTPVFDNRDPISLSRFTMGTGVEIDGIVRSSNFLIEKQLMNQKSELSRYDEAQSYMTVLESLFNETSENNLSEQLSDFWNSWQGLSNMPTGYPERIAVYDSGARLAEQFQWLSDGMHHIDVDLAHELQAGIDQINALSNQLAEINVDIISSSVNDNPNDLLDKRNTLVSDLAQLIDIQTYEQPTGSLTVATNTGHILVYGADTFQLQLHAGQVSWVDSQGSDVDITDKIKGGKLGGWLEMRDEIIPKVRQELNTLAEELIWSVNLQHSQGVGLNFFSSALTGTYRTDATQMLSTLEFGDRIDDTGEFKIWVRDAGVVSPVPVDITVDMNGSDVTVSNWAGAAPGSFQYKMTVTTGGDVGPAVSDPVISWEKFNPDGSSTGETGTVTVTDVNTLVGTVDGLTFDIGAGALYEGNTFSIHTDAAGAEDALTFNAVSGTAKSVQDTYVFTVKNSGGIGTDPIDIEWRNGATSGTFTVDPTKPAVTVDGMTLDFASGTLFGGETFTVSTDSAGTPTEQMPTQWHWTLSSFATAFNSAADAVAGAGPGSGFVQASITTDNKLTFSPTGTYQFAFSDDSVQDAGLAAALGFNTFFTGASALNMAVNSVLENKDHIAAARLDDAGAYGAGDNSNAIAVADIQYVSHSMTQWTYDRSSSDRSGTTSNTLEGFYQGMIGALGIKSASINRNAQFSQVMVENIQGQRDALSGVNLDEEMVNLMKYQHAFAVASKLLTTADEMLQTLLSVK; this is encoded by the coding sequence ATGTCCGGAATCAACATGGTGCTGAATACGGCCAAACAGTCGCTTGCCGCCAACCAGATAGGACTCAATGTCACCGGCAATAATATCGCCAACGTCAATACGCCGGGCTATAGCCGACAGACCCCGGTATTTGACAACCGGGATCCGATTTCACTGAGCCGGTTTACCATGGGAACGGGCGTTGAGATAGACGGAATTGTCCGTTCCAGCAATTTTTTGATTGAAAAACAACTGATGAATCAGAAGTCGGAGCTGTCGCGCTATGATGAAGCGCAATCGTACATGACGGTGTTGGAAAGCCTGTTTAACGAAACCTCCGAAAACAACCTGAGCGAGCAACTCAGCGATTTCTGGAATTCCTGGCAGGGTCTTTCCAACATGCCGACCGGATATCCGGAACGGATAGCGGTTTATGACTCGGGCGCTCGTTTGGCCGAGCAGTTTCAGTGGTTGTCCGACGGCATGCATCACATAGACGTCGATCTTGCGCATGAATTACAGGCGGGGATTGATCAAATAAATGCCTTATCAAATCAACTCGCTGAAATTAATGTCGATATTATCAGCAGCTCGGTCAACGACAATCCCAATGACTTGCTGGATAAACGAAACACGCTGGTGAGCGATTTGGCGCAGCTTATCGACATACAAACCTATGAACAGCCCACCGGCAGCCTGACCGTGGCGACCAACACCGGCCATATTTTGGTTTACGGCGCGGACACCTTTCAACTTCAATTGCACGCAGGCCAGGTGAGCTGGGTTGATTCCCAGGGCAGCGATGTGGATATTACCGACAAGATCAAAGGCGGCAAGCTGGGCGGGTGGCTTGAAATGCGGGATGAGATCATTCCCAAGGTTCGTCAGGAGTTGAATACCTTGGCGGAAGAATTGATCTGGTCGGTCAATTTGCAGCACAGCCAGGGGGTGGGGCTTAATTTTTTTTCAAGCGCCCTGACCGGAACCTACCGGACCGACGCCACTCAGATGCTTAGCACGCTCGAGTTCGGGGACCGTATTGATGATACGGGTGAGTTTAAAATATGGGTCAGGGACGCGGGCGTGGTTTCACCCGTGCCCGTCGATATCACGGTTGACATGAATGGTTCCGATGTCACGGTGAGCAATTGGGCGGGGGCTGCACCAGGCTCTTTTCAATACAAGATGACCGTGACGACGGGCGGGGATGTGGGGCCGGCGGTATCGGATCCGGTGATCTCCTGGGAGAAATTCAACCCGGACGGCTCTTCGACGGGCGAGACCGGTACGGTTACCGTGACGGATGTCAACACGCTGGTGGGCACGGTAGATGGCTTGACCTTTGATATCGGCGCCGGTGCCCTGTATGAAGGAAACACCTTTTCGATTCATACCGATGCGGCGGGAGCCGAGGACGCTTTAACGTTCAACGCCGTGTCCGGCACCGCGAAAAGCGTCCAGGATACCTATGTCTTTACTGTCAAAAACAGCGGTGGAATCGGAACCGACCCGATCGATATTGAATGGCGCAACGGCGCGACATCCGGCACCTTTACCGTGGATCCGACAAAACCGGCCGTCACCGTAGACGGCATGACCCTTGATTTTGCAAGCGGTACCCTGTTCGGTGGAGAAACCTTTACCGTATCAACTGATAGCGCCGGCACTCCGACAGAACAGATGCCCACCCAATGGCACTGGACCCTTTCATCGTTCGCCACCGCGTTTAACAGTGCAGCGGATGCGGTCGCAGGCGCTGGTCCGGGCAGCGGTTTTGTGCAAGCGTCGATCACCACGGATAACAAGCTTACCTTTTCTCCTACCGGGACGTATCAATTTGCCTTTTCGGATGATTCTGTTCAGGATGCCGGTTTGGCCGCTGCGTTGGGGTTTAATACCTTTTTTACGGGCGCAAGCGCTCTTAACATGGCGGTTAACAGCGTATTAGAGAATAAAGACCATATTGCCGCGGCCAGACTCGATGATGCCGGTGCATACGGCGCGGGCGACAATAGCAACGCCATTGCCGTTGCCGATATTCAGTATGTCTCTCACTCGATGACCCAATGGACCTACGACCGGAGCAGTTCTGATCGGTCAGGCACAACGAGCAACACCCTGGAAGGATTTTATCAGGGCATGATCGGTGCTCTTGGCATTAAATCGGCCAGTATCAATCGAAACGCGCAATTCAGCCAGGTGATGGTGGAGAACATTCAAGGGCAACGGGACGCGCTGTCCGGGGTGAACCTGGATGAGGAAATGGTCAATCTGATGAAATATCAGCATGCATTTGCCGTGGCTTCAAAGCTTTTGACCACCGCGGATGAAATGCTACAAACCTTGCTTTCGGTAAAATAG
- a CDS encoding flagellar basal body P-ring protein FlgI codes for MMYRKGKSMKRIFMIIGMIVGVVGFLAQPVMAARIKELAAIKGIRTNQLVGYGLVVGLDGTGDKSGTEFTIQSLVSMMAQMGVRVSANDVKVKNVAAVMVTAKMLPFSRIGNRIDVMVSSVGDAKSLVGGTLLLTPLKAVDGQVYALAQGPVSVGGIGAAGAGGSVTKNHLLVARVADGGSIEREVPVQLNGKESLTMTLFNPDFTTALRVADRINIALGTRVAHAIDSGTLTLNVPETQRDDVAGFLARVETLDVEPDVVAKIIVNEKTGTVVVGENVRISTVAISHGNLSITVRESADVSQPEAFGRGSTVVTPVTDIEIKEEGNKLMLIESGTTIRELVQALNAVGVTPRDLISIFQSIKAAGALQAELEII; via the coding sequence ATGATGTATCGAAAAGGAAAATCGATGAAGCGGATTTTTATGATCATTGGCATGATCGTGGGGGTCGTGGGCTTTTTGGCGCAGCCGGTGATGGCTGCGCGTATCAAGGAGTTGGCCGCGATTAAGGGCATTCGGACCAACCAACTGGTGGGGTACGGGCTGGTGGTGGGGTTGGACGGAACCGGCGATAAATCCGGTACCGAGTTCACCATTCAGTCTCTGGTAAGCATGATGGCCCAAATGGGCGTTCGTGTGAGCGCCAATGATGTGAAGGTTAAAAATGTGGCCGCCGTCATGGTGACCGCCAAGATGCTTCCCTTTTCAAGAATCGGTAACCGCATTGATGTGATGGTCTCTTCCGTGGGAGATGCCAAAAGTCTGGTGGGCGGCACCCTGCTGTTAACTCCCCTGAAGGCGGTGGATGGTCAGGTTTATGCGCTTGCGCAAGGCCCGGTTTCCGTGGGCGGCATCGGTGCGGCCGGAGCCGGTGGAAGTGTGACGAAAAATCATTTGCTCGTGGCCAGAGTAGCGGACGGCGGCAGTATTGAACGGGAAGTGCCGGTTCAGCTCAACGGCAAGGAAAGTCTGACCATGACGCTCTTTAACCCGGATTTTACCACGGCCCTTCGGGTCGCTGATCGTATTAACATCGCACTGGGCACTCGGGTCGCCCATGCGATTGATTCCGGCACCCTGACCCTGAATGTTCCGGAAACGCAGCGGGACGATGTCGCCGGATTTTTGGCGCGTGTGGAGACCCTGGATGTTGAGCCGGACGTGGTGGCTAAAATTATCGTGAATGAAAAGACGGGTACCGTGGTGGTGGGTGAAAATGTGCGTATCTCCACCGTGGCCATTTCCCATGGCAATTTGAGCATCACGGTTCGTGAATCAGCTGATGTCAGTCAGCCTGAAGCCTTCGGACGGGGCAGCACCGTGGTGACGCCTGTGACGGACATCGAGATCAAAGAAGAGGGTAACAAGCTGATGCTGATCGAGTCGGGCACGACCATTCGGGAACTGGTACAGGCACTTAACGCGGTGGGGGTTACCCCCAGGGATCTGATCAGCATTTTTCAGAGCATCAAGGCCGCCGGTGCCCTTCAGGCGGAATTGGAGATCATATAA
- a CDS encoding rod-binding protein, with amino-acid sequence MDMEELAGAVEKPVASGSRSATLKGQSNKDLKLRKACADFEGIMLQYMLEAMRKTVGEGGVFAGSPQKQLYESMFIQEVSATLASEKSLGFGEALYRQIKGPGDAREAVSGIPNPAKPDAGKLRRREA; translated from the coding sequence ATGGATATGGAAGAATTGGCGGGCGCCGTCGAGAAACCGGTTGCCTCCGGTTCCCGGAGCGCAACGCTCAAGGGGCAATCCAATAAGGATTTGAAACTGCGAAAGGCCTGCGCGGATTTTGAGGGTATCATGCTTCAATACATGCTCGAAGCGATGAGAAAGACGGTGGGGGAGGGGGGGGTGTTTGCGGGCAGCCCTCAGAAGCAACTTTATGAATCCATGTTCATTCAGGAGGTCAGCGCGACCCTGGCAAGCGAAAAGAGCCTTGGGTTTGGGGAGGCGCTTTATCGACAAATTAAAGGACCAGGGGATGCGCGGGAAGCGGTTTCCGGTATTCCTAATCCGGCAAAGCCGGATGCTGGAAAGCTGAGACGCCGGGAGGCATAA
- the flgL gene encoding flagellar hook-associated protein FlgL, which translates to MRVTHSSLYDASKTRLGTLVEEFNKANQEVSTGKRINNISDDPVGLSRVLALRSSLANLDQVTENIRTANTWLTEAETALGSIEGVLGDAKVLAIAMNNASMSNEERANAAVQIQEMLGQILDLANTQVNGQFLFSGTKVDTKPYAYDDPETPSEAIYSGNEAAFTLKTGRNTNIVVGYAGDDIFDSKRLTVDDTNHKIDFTEDDGSGMGAEITATIPAGTYTREEIATIIGAAMTDASAAGMTYTATYNSDKTYTFHHDGADMSLLWGSGSNAAQSIAPDIGFDPVDVSGNDLPSDNPADWSVYKTLIDLKQYLQSGSSSGIERSMTRLDTQFNNMVNAVSQIGYKGVSLDIKTSVVEELKLSHNTQKSDIEEADIIEAISRLQAKENAYKAALSATSRIMQLSLVDYL; encoded by the coding sequence ATGAGAGTTACGCACTCCAGCCTTTACGATGCTTCCAAGACCCGGTTGGGAACGCTGGTTGAAGAATTTAATAAGGCCAATCAAGAGGTCTCGACCGGGAAAAGAATTAACAACATATCCGATGATCCGGTGGGACTCAGCCGTGTGCTTGCGTTACGCTCCAGCCTGGCGAACCTGGACCAGGTGACGGAGAATATCAGAACCGCCAACACCTGGTTGACCGAGGCTGAGACGGCCCTTGGTAGCATTGAGGGCGTGTTGGGGGATGCCAAAGTACTTGCCATCGCGATGAACAACGCTTCGATGTCCAACGAAGAGCGTGCCAATGCGGCGGTTCAGATACAGGAAATGCTCGGTCAGATATTGGATCTTGCGAACACCCAGGTCAACGGGCAATTTCTATTCAGCGGCACCAAGGTCGATACCAAGCCCTATGCTTATGATGATCCCGAAACCCCCTCGGAGGCTATCTATTCCGGGAACGAGGCGGCCTTTACCCTTAAAACGGGAAGAAACACGAATATCGTGGTCGGTTATGCGGGGGACGATATTTTTGACAGCAAAAGGCTGACCGTGGATGATACCAATCATAAAATCGATTTTACGGAAGATGACGGCAGCGGCATGGGGGCTGAAATCACGGCCACCATTCCTGCCGGCACCTATACGCGAGAAGAAATCGCCACCATCATCGGCGCGGCCATGACGGATGCGTCCGCAGCGGGAATGACTTATACCGCGACCTACAACAGCGACAAAACCTACACCTTTCATCACGACGGCGCGGATATGAGTCTGTTATGGGGCTCCGGGTCGAATGCGGCGCAAAGCATCGCACCGGATATCGGCTTTGACCCGGTGGATGTTTCCGGCAATGATCTGCCGAGTGATAACCCGGCGGACTGGAGTGTCTATAAAACCCTGATTGATTTGAAACAGTATTTACAAAGCGGCAGCTCGAGCGGCATTGAAAGATCCATGACCCGTCTGGACACGCAATTTAACAACATGGTCAACGCCGTCTCCCAGATCGGTTATAAAGGCGTTTCCCTGGATATTAAAACAAGCGTGGTCGAAGAATTGAAGCTTAGCCATAATACGCAAAAATCCGATATTGAAGAAGCCGACATCATCGAGGCTATCAGCCGATTGCAGGCAAAAGAAAATGCCTATAAAGCGGCCCTCTCCGCCACATCGCGCATCATGCAGCTTAGCTTGGTGGATTATCTGTAA
- a CDS encoding radical SAM protein — protein sequence MTESSIHFAYGPVPSRRLGKSLGINNIPAKVCSYSCIYCQVGRTTRLEHDRCSFYEPEDIFREVQRKLATASAVSEHVDFLTFVPDGEPTLDVNLGKEIERLKTLGVPVGVITNSSLLWRDDVREELCMADWVSLKMDTVQEAIWRRINRPHSMLRLSLILEGVRAFAKSFTGRLVTETMLLGGVNDNEDRMKEVADFLYQLQPVAAYLSIPTRPPAEKWARVPNEETLNRAYQLLSGKVNRVEYLIGYEGNAFAFTGDIEKDLLSITAVHPMRKEAVGELLSRAECSWQVVDRLVTRGDLLEIRYHDHIFYLRKFSNDRKATR from the coding sequence ATGACCGAAAGCAGTATCCATTTCGCTTATGGGCCCGTTCCATCACGGCGCTTGGGGAAAAGCCTCGGAATTAATAACATTCCGGCTAAGGTCTGCTCCTATTCCTGCATCTACTGCCAAGTGGGACGAACCACGCGATTGGAACACGATCGCTGCTCCTTCTATGAGCCTGAAGACATTTTTCGAGAAGTTCAGCGTAAACTGGCTACAGCAAGTGCCGTTTCGGAACACGTCGATTTCCTTACCTTCGTCCCGGATGGCGAACCCACCCTGGACGTGAACCTGGGTAAGGAAATCGAGCGCTTAAAGACGTTGGGGGTTCCTGTCGGTGTCATCACCAACAGTTCGCTTTTATGGCGCGATGACGTAAGAGAAGAACTATGCATGGCCGATTGGGTGTCACTAAAAATGGATACGGTTCAAGAAGCCATCTGGCGACGCATCAATCGGCCTCATAGCATGTTGCGGCTGTCCCTGATTCTGGAGGGAGTACGCGCCTTCGCCAAGTCTTTCACCGGCCGACTGGTAACGGAAACGATGCTCCTCGGAGGAGTCAACGACAACGAGGACCGCATGAAGGAAGTAGCCGATTTTCTTTATCAGTTGCAGCCGGTTGCGGCCTATCTGAGTATTCCGACCCGTCCCCCGGCGGAGAAATGGGCGCGTGTCCCAAATGAAGAAACCCTGAACCGGGCATATCAACTTCTTTCCGGCAAGGTTAACCGGGTGGAATACCTGATCGGTTATGAAGGCAACGCCTTTGCCTTTACCGGCGATATTGAAAAAGACCTTCTGAGCATAACCGCTGTTCACCCGATGCGAAAAGAGGCTGTCGGCGAGCTTTTGTCCCGGGCTGAATGTTCGTGGCAGGTGGTTGATCGGCTGGTAACCCGAGGGGATCTATTGGAAATAAGGTACCACGACCACATCTTCTATCTGAGGAAATTCTCAAATGACCGGAAAGCGACCCGATAA
- a CDS encoding sigma 54-interacting transcriptional regulator: protein MRRSKSATKIIRTPTEVILESISDGVFTVNLQWRVTSFNRAAEEITGVSRKEAINRRCADVFRSSMCGAACPLQQTLRTGEPIIGQSGYIIDADGNRIPISISTAVLRDGEGRVIGGAETFRDLSELEALRQELAGKFKVGNLSSRSPLMQRLFEVLPAISASPSTVLILGETGTGKELVAQTIHSLSPRNQNPFIAVNCGALPDTLLESELFGYKAGAFTGATKDKPGRFALAKGGTLFLDEIAEVSPALQVRLLRVLQERIYEPLGATRSETADVRVIVATNKDLAEQMRQGLFREDLYYRVNVVRVELPPLRRRKEDIPLLVDQFISRFNQLQQKSVQGIAAEALSLLMAHDWPGNIRELENAIERAFILCGNGQIGITHLPGELTAHGTAKSANTDMRSAHDILDAQAIRAALERNGFNRQAAARALGIHKTTLFRRIKKIGLALPEQDGRSRHKKG from the coding sequence ATGCGCCGCAGCAAGAGTGCAACGAAAATAATTCGAACACCGACGGAAGTCATTCTGGAGAGCATCTCGGACGGCGTTTTTACGGTGAATCTGCAATGGCGTGTCACATCTTTCAACCGGGCCGCCGAAGAAATTACGGGGGTGTCGCGCAAGGAAGCCATTAATCGACGTTGCGCGGATGTATTTCGTTCCAGCATGTGCGGCGCCGCTTGCCCGCTTCAGCAAACCTTGAGGACGGGGGAGCCCATCATCGGCCAATCCGGATACATCATCGACGCCGACGGAAACCGCATTCCCATCAGCATCTCCACCGCAGTACTGCGGGACGGCGAGGGCCGCGTGATCGGCGGGGCGGAGACTTTCCGCGATCTATCGGAACTCGAGGCATTGCGCCAGGAATTGGCGGGCAAATTCAAGGTTGGTAATCTGAGCAGCCGAAGCCCCCTGATGCAACGCTTGTTTGAGGTTCTTCCCGCCATCTCCGCCAGCCCCAGCACGGTTCTCATTCTCGGGGAAACCGGCACCGGAAAGGAATTGGTGGCGCAAACCATTCACTCGCTCAGCCCTCGCAATCAGAATCCCTTTATCGCGGTAAACTGCGGCGCCTTACCCGACACGCTGCTGGAGTCGGAGTTATTCGGCTACAAAGCCGGCGCCTTTACCGGCGCAACCAAGGACAAACCGGGCCGCTTTGCGCTGGCCAAGGGCGGAACCCTCTTTCTCGATGAAATCGCCGAGGTCAGCCCGGCGCTCCAAGTCAGGCTCCTGCGCGTGTTGCAGGAGCGGATATACGAGCCGTTGGGAGCGACCCGTTCCGAGACCGCTGACGTTCGGGTGATCGTGGCCACCAACAAAGACCTGGCCGAGCAGATGCGCCAGGGGCTTTTCCGGGAAGATCTCTACTACCGTGTCAACGTGGTGCGCGTCGAACTTCCCCCGTTACGCCGGCGCAAAGAGGATATCCCCCTCCTGGTGGACCAGTTCATCTCGCGGTTCAACCAGTTGCAACAAAAATCCGTTCAGGGAATTGCCGCGGAAGCCCTATCCCTTCTCATGGCCCATGATTGGCCGGGAAATATTCGCGAGCTGGAAAACGCCATCGAGCGCGCTTTCATTCTCTGCGGCAATGGGCAGATCGGCATCACGCACTTGCCTGGGGAGTTGACAGCCCACGGCACAGCAAAAAGCGCGAATACCGATATGCGATCCGCCCACGACATTCTCGATGCGCAAGCCATCCGCGCCGCACTCGAACGAAACGGGTTCAACCGGCAGGCGGCGGCGCGAGCGCTCGGCATTCACAAAACCACGCTATTTCGCAGGATAAAAAAAATCGGTCTTGCGCTACCGGAGCAGGACGGCCGCTCCCGTCACAAGAAAGGATAG